The following nucleotide sequence is from Calditrichota bacterium.
GCTCCCCTATGCCGAGGTCCAGGAGAGATGCTCCCCTTCTATCTCACCCGTGACAGCCAGCTGCGGATGTTGCCACAGGCGGACGCGGTGAATCTTGTTCCTTGCTTCCTTAAGACGAGCGGCGAGCGGTGCCACATCGAGCGTGACCTCCGCCAGTGAGGTGGGGGGTGTCGGCCCCAACCATGCCTCTCGTTCAGGCAAGAGCTTGATACTTTCCTCCAGGTAACCCAAGCGGAAGAAAGGATCGTGGTAC
It contains:
- a CDS encoding CRISPR-associated protein; translated protein: YHDPFFRLGYLEESIKLLPEREAWLGPTPPTSLAEVTLDVAPLAARLKEARNKIHRVRLWQHPQLAVTGEIEGEHLSWTSA